The following proteins come from a genomic window of Myroides odoratus DSM 2801:
- the gyrA gene encoding DNA gyrase subunit A: MSEGEKLIPINIEEQMKSAYIDYSMSVIVSRALPDVRDGLKPVHRRVLFGMYELGVMSNRAHKKSARIVGEVLGKYHPHGDSSVYDAMVRMAQDWSMRYLLVDGQGNFGSVDGDSPAAMRYTEARMKKISEEILADIDKETVDFQLNFDDTLEEPKVMPTRIPTLLVNGASGIAVGMATNMAPHNLSEVIDGTLAYIDNNDIEIDELMNHIKAPDFPTGGVIYGYEGVREAFKTGRGRVVMRAKANFEEVDGRECIVVTEIPFQVNKAEMIKKTAEAVNDKKIEGIATIRDESDRKGMRIVYVLKRDAIPNIVLNTLYKYTQLQSSFSVNNIALVDGRPQTLNLKELIYHFVEHRHDVVVRRTQYELRKAEERAHILEGLIIASDNIDEVIALIRSSSNADEARAKLIERFALSEIQARAIVEMRLRQLTGLEQDKLRAEYEEIMKLINHLRELLASKEMRMNLIKEELIEVKEKFGDERRSVIEYAGGDVSITDLIADEQVVITISHAGYIKRTPLSEYKTQNRGGVGQKSAGTRDQDFLEHMYVATNHQYMLFFTQKGKCFWMRVYEIPEGTKVSKGRAIQNLINIENDDKVKAFICTQDLKDEEYINNHYVIMATKQGQVKKTPLEQYSRPRQNGINAITIKEDDELLEAKLTDGKSKVLIAVKSGKLVRFDEEKTRPMGRTASGVRGITLADDKDEVIGMVSVSDLNSEILVVSENGYGKRSALEEYRETNRGGKGVKTMNISEKTGLLVSINVVTDADDLMIINKSGLTIRMRISDLRVMGRATQGVRLINIKGNDSIAAVCKVMKEDDEDDQDQEFVEIDGTVLDVVEDLDEQVEDDQLDEEDQDQE; this comes from the coding sequence ATGTCTGAAGGAGAAAAGTTGATTCCTATTAACATTGAGGAACAGATGAAATCAGCCTACATTGATTATTCAATGTCCGTGATTGTATCTCGAGCGCTTCCTGATGTTAGAGATGGCTTAAAACCTGTGCATCGTAGAGTGTTATTTGGTATGTACGAGTTAGGCGTGATGTCTAATAGAGCACATAAAAAGTCTGCCAGAATTGTAGGGGAAGTTTTAGGTAAATACCACCCACACGGGGATAGTTCTGTATATGACGCTATGGTGCGTATGGCTCAAGATTGGAGTATGCGTTACTTGCTTGTAGATGGACAAGGTAACTTTGGATCTGTAGATGGAGATAGCCCTGCTGCAATGCGTTATACAGAGGCTAGAATGAAGAAGATATCTGAAGAAATTCTTGCCGATATTGATAAAGAAACCGTTGATTTCCAGTTAAACTTTGACGACACCTTAGAAGAGCCAAAGGTAATGCCTACGCGTATTCCTACCTTATTGGTTAATGGTGCTTCGGGTATTGCTGTAGGTATGGCGACGAATATGGCGCCACATAATCTTTCAGAAGTTATTGATGGAACATTAGCCTATATCGATAATAACGATATCGAAATTGATGAATTGATGAACCACATCAAAGCACCTGATTTCCCTACCGGAGGAGTTATCTATGGTTATGAAGGAGTAAGAGAAGCTTTCAAAACGGGACGTGGACGTGTAGTAATGCGTGCAAAAGCCAATTTTGAAGAAGTGGATGGTAGAGAGTGTATCGTGGTAACGGAAATTCCGTTCCAGGTGAACAAAGCCGAGATGATTAAGAAAACAGCAGAAGCTGTTAACGATAAGAAAATCGAAGGTATTGCTACTATTCGCGATGAATCGGATCGTAAAGGGATGCGTATCGTATACGTATTGAAACGCGATGCTATTCCAAACATTGTATTAAATACTTTATATAAATATACGCAGTTGCAATCGTCTTTCAGTGTGAATAATATCGCATTGGTTGATGGACGCCCGCAAACGCTGAATTTAAAAGAGTTAATCTACCATTTCGTTGAACATAGACACGATGTAGTAGTTAGACGTACGCAATATGAATTAAGAAAAGCAGAAGAGCGTGCGCATATTTTAGAAGGATTAATCATTGCATCAGATAATATTGATGAAGTAATTGCTTTAATTCGTTCTTCTAGCAATGCAGATGAAGCAAGAGCTAAATTAATTGAGCGTTTCGCTTTATCTGAAATTCAAGCCCGTGCTATTGTTGAAATGCGTTTACGTCAGTTAACTGGACTAGAGCAAGATAAACTACGTGCGGAGTATGAAGAAATTATGAAGTTAATTAATCATTTAAGAGAGTTATTAGCAAGCAAAGAAATGCGAATGAACTTAATTAAAGAGGAATTAATTGAAGTAAAAGAAAAATTTGGTGATGAGCGTCGTTCGGTTATTGAATACGCTGGAGGAGATGTAAGTATTACAGACCTTATCGCAGACGAGCAAGTAGTAATTACGATTTCTCACGCAGGATATATTAAGCGTACACCACTTTCAGAATACAAAACACAAAATAGAGGAGGAGTAGGGCAAAAATCAGCAGGAACAAGAGATCAAGATTTCTTGGAGCATATGTATGTTGCTACAAACCACCAATATATGTTGTTCTTTACTCAAAAAGGAAAATGTTTCTGGATGAGAGTTTACGAAATTCCAGAAGGAACGAAAGTAAGCAAAGGTCGTGCAATTCAAAACTTGATTAATATTGAGAATGACGACAAAGTGAAAGCGTTTATTTGTACGCAAGATTTAAAAGATGAAGAGTACATCAACAATCACTATGTAATCATGGCGACCAAACAAGGTCAAGTGAAGAAAACACCATTAGAGCAGTATTCTCGTCCTAGACAAAATGGTATCAATGCCATTACGATTAAAGAAGATGATGAATTACTAGAAGCAAAATTAACAGACGGTAAGAGTAAAGTATTAATTGCGGTAAAATCTGGAAAATTAGTTCGCTTTGATGAGGAGAAAACTCGTCCAATGGGAAGAACGGCTTCTGGAGTTCGCGGTATCACATTAGCAGATGACAAAGATGAAGTAATCGGAATGGTATCTGTAAGTGATTTAAACAGTGAAATCTTAGTAGTTTCTGAAAATGGATATGGTAAGCGTTCTGCTTTAGAAGAATATAGAGAAACGAATCGTGGAGGTAAAGGAGTTAAAACTATGAATATCAGTGAGAAAACTGGATTATTAGTTTCAATTAACGTGGTTACTGATGCGGATGATTTAATGATTATCAATAAATCGGGATTAACGATTCGTATGCGTATCTCGGATCTTCGTGTGATGGGACGTGCAACTCAAGGGGTTCGTTTGATTAACATCAAAGGAAATGATTCAATTGCAGCTGTTTGTAAAGTAATGAAAGAGGATGATGAAGATGATCAAGATCAAGAGTTTGTAGAAATTGATGGAACAGTATTAGATGTCGTAGAAGATTTAGATGAACAAGTAGAAGACGATCAGCTAGACGAAGAAGACCAAGATCAAGAATAA
- a CDS encoding ABC transporter substrate-binding protein: protein MIVVKDQLGREHRFEQVPKRIVSLVPALTETLFDLGLEDELVGITTACMHPYHLRVTKATIGEVNKVEVEQIKLLQPDIIIASPAENTLEEIERLKGICPIWLVDVRTMDQNIQLIEALGQLFNKRTEARKWIDKLQFGQKDLMDFVRDKPGFKVAYFVGKDPFVVAGEGTFVQELLTLNKFENVYAVRTEQYPEVEIRKIRIQGDPELVFLPSIPYAFQEEDAFEIGRFTHHGKTIFVEGEMFSWYGTRVSKAFDYFKQIHHRLE from the coding sequence ATGATCGTAGTAAAGGACCAACTTGGTCGTGAGCATCGTTTTGAACAAGTGCCAAAACGCATTGTTTCACTTGTGCCAGCGCTAACGGAAACGCTTTTTGACCTTGGGTTGGAAGATGAATTAGTGGGAATTACAACTGCTTGTATGCATCCTTATCACCTGAGAGTAACGAAGGCAACAATAGGAGAAGTAAACAAAGTAGAGGTAGAGCAGATTAAGTTGTTGCAACCTGATATTATTATTGCAAGTCCAGCAGAAAATACGCTGGAGGAAATTGAACGCTTAAAAGGGATTTGTCCGATTTGGCTGGTAGATGTGAGAACGATGGATCAGAATATTCAATTAATTGAAGCTTTAGGTCAATTGTTTAATAAACGAACAGAAGCGCGTAAATGGATAGATAAGCTACAATTCGGACAGAAGGACTTGATGGACTTCGTTCGTGATAAGCCAGGTTTTAAAGTTGCTTATTTTGTAGGGAAAGATCCGTTTGTTGTAGCTGGAGAAGGCACTTTTGTACAAGAGCTTTTAACGCTAAATAAGTTTGAGAATGTTTATGCAGTTCGAACAGAACAGTATCCCGAGGTAGAAATAAGAAAGATTCGAATCCAAGGTGATCCTGAGCTGGTTTTTTTACCTTCTATTCCGTATGCCTTTCAAGAAGAAGATGCATTTGAGATTGGACGATTTACACACCATGGAAAAACCATTTTTGTGGAAGGTGAAATGTTTAGTTGGTACGGAACAAGGGTAAGTAAAGCCTTTGATTATTTTAAACAGATACATCATCGATTAGAATAA
- a CDS encoding acyl-CoA dehydrogenase family protein, which produces MLSASALRIAMQGAIAIPEEVIAHIYKQRWLQIWVPQSYGGLGCDFKTGLTHLYEWAKIDGSLGWMLTLCSGANYFARNMLPETANRLFAKENTCFGGSGMVGGTADEQEDGTYVLDGLWHYATGAPYLSHFTLNAKLLKQGKPCLDAEGNPCIRSFIVEQSKVKIIPNWKSMGMKATGTFSFEVNQVVIPADYYFEYDTFYTDDGVTKIPFRVFADLTLLVNYLGIAYHFMEEAAVLLPTATLRAYQANITATFETVVEYAKQLEDTLAKNATIIMAKQEEIHAFGIQIVAQLIEQVIQVHVQLGIKGTQVDQPIHQIFCDFFTATQHANFRAE; this is translated from the coding sequence ATGTTAAGTGCTAGTGCATTGAGGATAGCCATGCAGGGAGCAATTGCTATTCCGGAGGAGGTTATTGCGCATATTTACAAACAACGATGGTTGCAAATATGGGTGCCTCAATCGTATGGCGGTTTAGGATGTGATTTTAAAACAGGTTTAACCCATTTATACGAATGGGCAAAGATAGATGGAAGTTTAGGCTGGATGTTGACGTTGTGTTCTGGTGCGAATTATTTTGCTCGTAATATGCTTCCTGAAACTGCAAATAGATTATTCGCAAAAGAAAATACCTGCTTTGGTGGAAGTGGCATGGTAGGAGGTACTGCGGATGAACAAGAGGATGGCACGTATGTTCTGGATGGACTTTGGCATTATGCAACGGGAGCGCCTTATTTGAGTCATTTTACCCTTAATGCGAAATTGCTGAAACAAGGGAAACCTTGTTTGGATGCGGAAGGAAATCCATGTATTCGTTCTTTTATTGTAGAACAAAGTAAGGTGAAAATCATTCCAAATTGGAAATCCATGGGAATGAAAGCGACAGGAACCTTCTCTTTTGAAGTGAATCAAGTGGTGATTCCGGCGGATTACTACTTTGAATATGATACGTTTTATACAGATGATGGGGTAACCAAAATTCCTTTTCGAGTTTTTGCTGATTTAACGCTTCTCGTGAACTATTTAGGAATTGCCTATCACTTTATGGAGGAAGCTGCTGTACTGCTTCCTACTGCGACTTTAAGGGCTTATCAGGCAAACATTACGGCAACTTTTGAAACAGTAGTAGAATACGCCAAGCAATTGGAAGATACTTTGGCGAAGAACGCTACGATAATCATGGCGAAACAAGAGGAAATACATGCGTTTGGTATACAGATTGTCGCGCAATTGATTGAACAGGTGATTCAGGTGCATGTACAACTGGGGATTAAAGGAACACAAGTCGATCAACCGATACATCAAATCTTCTGTGATTTCTTTACTGCGACGCAACATGCTAATTTTAGAGCAGAGTAA
- the prfA gene encoding peptide chain release factor 1, translated as MIDRLQIIKQRFDEISDLIIQPDVIADQKRYVQLNKEYKDLKQLVEKRAEYLNLTGNIAEANEILADGSDAEMVDMAKMQLEEAKDRLPELEDEIKFLLIPKDPEDAKNVMVEVRAGTGGDEASIFAGDLFRMYTKYCESRGWRTSVVDVNEGTSGGYKEVIFEVTGEDVYGTLKFEAGVHRVQRVPQTETQGRVHTSAATVMVLPEAEEFDVHIDMNDVRIDLFCSSGPGGQSVNTTKSAVRMTHIPTGLVAQCQDEKSQHKNKDKALSVLRSRLYEMELAKKQEEDAKKRNSQVSSGDRSAKIRTYNYPQGRVTDHRIGLTLYDLDGVMNGGIQKIIDELQLVSNTEKLKESEVY; from the coding sequence ATGATAGATAGATTACAAATTATAAAACAGCGTTTTGATGAAATTTCTGATTTGATTATTCAACCAGATGTAATTGCAGATCAAAAACGATATGTTCAATTAAACAAAGAATATAAAGATTTAAAACAGTTGGTTGAAAAACGTGCTGAATATTTAAATCTTACAGGAAATATAGCGGAAGCAAATGAAATCTTAGCAGACGGGAGTGATGCTGAAATGGTTGATATGGCCAAAATGCAACTAGAAGAAGCAAAAGATCGTTTGCCAGAATTAGAAGATGAAATCAAATTCCTTTTAATTCCAAAAGATCCAGAAGACGCGAAAAACGTAATGGTGGAAGTGCGTGCTGGAACAGGTGGAGATGAAGCGAGTATTTTTGCTGGAGATTTGTTCAGAATGTATACCAAATATTGTGAATCTAGAGGTTGGAGAACATCTGTAGTGGATGTGAATGAAGGAACTTCTGGAGGATACAAAGAGGTTATCTTTGAAGTAACAGGAGAAGATGTATACGGAACGTTGAAGTTTGAAGCAGGTGTACACCGTGTACAACGTGTTCCTCAAACTGAAACACAGGGTCGTGTTCATACCTCTGCTGCAACAGTAATGGTATTGCCAGAAGCAGAAGAATTCGATGTACACATTGATATGAATGATGTTCGTATTGACTTATTCTGTTCATCAGGACCTGGAGGACAGTCTGTAAATACAACGAAATCTGCTGTGCGTATGACGCATATCCCAACAGGATTAGTGGCGCAATGTCAGGATGAGAAATCACAACACAAGAATAAAGATAAAGCATTGTCTGTATTGCGTTCTCGTTTATACGAAATGGAATTAGCGAAGAAACAAGAAGAAGATGCTAAAAAACGTAACTCTCAGGTAAGTAGTGGTGACCGTTCTGCGAAAATTAGAACGTATAACTACCCGCAAGGACGTGTTACTGATCACCGTATTGGATTGACATTATACGATCTAGATGGTGTAATGAATGGTGGTATTCAGAAAATTATTGATGAGTTACAATTAGTAAGTAATACGGAGAAATTAAAAGAAAGCGAAGTTTATTAA
- a CDS encoding aminoacyl-histidine dipeptidase yields MNQEIRNLEPKQVWNKFADLNAVPRPSKKEERVIAFMVDFGKSLGLETIQDEVGNVIIKKPATAGMENRKTIVMQSHLDMVHQKNNDTDFDFDTQGIEMYVEEGWVRAKGTTLGADNGLGVATIMAILESSDIPHPAIEALFTIDEETGMTGAKGLKGGLLEGEILLNLDTEEDDEIDIGCAGGIDVTAAAEYDEEDTPENSVGYRITIKGLNGGHSGMDIHKGLGNANKIMNRLLFDAFDNFGLQIATIKGGSLRNAIPRESVATVIIAQMYDEAFVYDMTQIVEDIKAELHTVDPGFEVVFEKLDETETPKKVMPSMAQYFFVRSMYAAHNGVFRMSPDFDDLVEASNNIAKVEVGNGQLTVKCLTRSSVESSKMDVANGLRSAFELMGCEVEFSGSYPGWSPNPDSAILDVLVDIYEKQHNEKPNVVACHAGLECGILGTHYPDMDMISFGPTIKGAHSPAERANIESLQKFWNFVLEILKQIPEKK; encoded by the coding sequence ATGAACCAAGAAATAAGAAACTTAGAACCTAAACAAGTATGGAATAAGTTTGCTGATTTAAATGCAGTGCCACGTCCTTCTAAAAAAGAAGAACGCGTGATTGCGTTTATGGTAGACTTTGGAAAGTCACTAGGATTAGAAACAATCCAGGATGAGGTAGGAAATGTTATCATTAAGAAACCTGCAACTGCGGGAATGGAGAACAGAAAAACCATTGTGATGCAATCGCATTTGGATATGGTTCACCAAAAAAATAACGATACAGATTTTGATTTCGATACACAAGGAATTGAAATGTATGTAGAAGAGGGATGGGTACGCGCTAAAGGAACTACTTTAGGAGCGGATAATGGACTAGGAGTTGCTACGATTATGGCAATTTTGGAAAGTTCAGATATTCCACACCCTGCAATTGAAGCGCTTTTCACAATTGATGAGGAGACAGGAATGACAGGAGCAAAAGGATTAAAAGGCGGTTTATTAGAAGGAGAAATCCTTTTAAACTTAGATACAGAAGAAGACGATGAAATTGATATCGGATGTGCTGGAGGTATTGACGTAACTGCAGCAGCAGAGTACGATGAAGAAGATACACCAGAAAACTCGGTGGGATACCGCATTACAATTAAAGGATTAAACGGAGGACATTCAGGAATGGATATCCACAAAGGACTGGGGAATGCAAATAAAATCATGAACCGTTTGTTGTTTGATGCTTTTGATAATTTTGGTTTACAAATTGCTACTATCAAAGGGGGAAGTTTGCGTAATGCTATTCCACGTGAAAGTGTTGCAACTGTAATTATAGCTCAAATGTATGATGAGGCTTTCGTTTATGATATGACGCAAATTGTTGAGGATATCAAAGCGGAATTACATACCGTAGATCCAGGATTTGAAGTTGTTTTTGAAAAATTAGACGAGACAGAAACACCGAAAAAAGTAATGCCTTCTATGGCACAATACTTCTTCGTTCGTTCTATGTATGCGGCGCATAATGGAGTATTCCGTATGAGTCCAGACTTTGATGATTTAGTAGAAGCATCGAATAATATTGCTAAAGTTGAGGTAGGGAATGGACAGTTAACTGTAAAATGTTTAACGCGTTCATCTGTAGAATCTTCTAAAATGGACGTTGCGAATGGCTTGCGTTCTGCTTTTGAATTAATGGGATGTGAAGTAGAGTTTTCAGGTTCATACCCAGGATGGAGTCCAAATCCAGATTCAGCCATTTTAGATGTGTTAGTCGATATTTACGAAAAACAACACAACGAAAAACCAAATGTGGTAGCTTGTCATGCTGGATTGGAATGTGGAATCTTAGGAACACACTATCCAGATATGGATATGATTTCATTTGGTCCAACCATTAAAGGAGCTCACTCTCCTGCAGAGCGTGCAAATATTGAATCACTTCAAAAATTCTGGAACTTTGTTTTAGAGATTTTAAAACAAATCCCAGAGAAAAAATAA
- the pnuC gene encoding nicotinamide riboside transporter PnuC, with product MMQDILLQTTWAEWLGVLFSMIQVVLASRNNSNNYLFGIAGISLTLYVMIVAKLYGEFTLNLYYLVMSIYGWLYWKYGKQKEETKISTTNGKEKLITVGIVSFTFGLFWFFLTHYTDSDVPIWDSLVSAFAWAGMWLMAKRKVENWILLNISNLISVPLMIHKDLYLYAGLTVFLFVVAVLGYIKWSRILKEQAYVKC from the coding sequence ATGATGCAGGACATTTTACTACAAACAACGTGGGCCGAATGGCTCGGTGTGCTATTTTCTATGATTCAAGTTGTACTTGCATCGAGAAATAATTCCAACAACTATCTTTTCGGTATTGCGGGTATATCCTTGACGCTTTACGTCATGATTGTCGCAAAGCTCTATGGCGAATTTACGCTCAATTTATACTACTTGGTGATGAGTATTTATGGTTGGTTGTATTGGAAATACGGTAAACAAAAAGAAGAAACCAAGATTTCAACGACAAACGGGAAGGAAAAGCTTATTACCGTAGGGATTGTCAGTTTTACTTTTGGGTTATTTTGGTTTTTCCTTACGCACTATACGGATTCAGATGTACCTATTTGGGATTCTTTAGTTTCTGCTTTTGCTTGGGCAGGGATGTGGTTGATGGCAAAACGCAAGGTGGAAAATTGGATTTTATTGAATATTAGCAATTTGATTTCGGTGCCTTTGATGATTCACAAAGACTTATATCTCTACGCGGGATTGACTGTTTTCTTGTTTGTTGTAGCTGTATTGGGGTATATTAAATGGAGTAGAATTTTAAAAGAACAAGCGTATGTTAAGTGCTAG
- the pyrF gene encoding orotidine-5'-phosphate decarboxylase: MTTQQLIEEIKRKNSFLCVGLDVDLTKIPAFLLEEEDPIFSFNKAIIDATHDLAVAYKPNIAFFEAYGLKGWESLKKTIAYIKEQYPTLYTIADAKRGDIGNTASMYAKAFFEDMAFDSVTVAPYMGKDSVEPFLAFENKHTILLALTSNEGAFDFQTQLIDGEPLYKKVIRTSQQYKNAENLMYVVGATKAEYFKDIRQVAPTSFLLVPGVGAQGGSLQDVCQYGLAENVGLLINSSRGIIYASNQADFATRAREEALKMQQEMQEILKNRL; this comes from the coding sequence ATGACAACACAACAACTCATAGAGGAAATTAAACGTAAAAACTCATTCTTATGTGTAGGGCTAGACGTTGATTTAACTAAGATTCCTGCATTTTTACTCGAAGAGGAAGATCCTATTTTTAGTTTTAATAAGGCGATTATTGATGCTACCCATGATTTAGCAGTAGCTTATAAACCCAATATTGCTTTTTTTGAAGCTTATGGATTGAAAGGATGGGAGTCTTTGAAAAAGACAATTGCGTATATCAAGGAACAATATCCAACATTGTATACAATTGCAGATGCAAAAAGAGGAGATATTGGCAATACAGCATCGATGTATGCTAAGGCTTTTTTTGAAGATATGGCCTTTGATAGCGTAACAGTTGCTCCTTATATGGGAAAAGATTCAGTAGAACCTTTCTTGGCTTTTGAAAATAAACACACCATTTTATTGGCCTTAACTTCGAATGAAGGGGCCTTTGATTTTCAAACACAATTGATTGATGGAGAACCTTTGTATAAAAAGGTAATCCGAACATCACAACAATATAAAAATGCAGAAAACCTGATGTATGTGGTTGGAGCAACGAAGGCAGAATACTTTAAAGATATTCGCCAAGTAGCACCAACTAGCTTTTTACTTGTCCCAGGTGTTGGAGCACAAGGGGGGAGTTTACAAGACGTATGTCAGTATGGATTAGCAGAAAATGTAGGCTTGTTAATCAACTCATCAAGAGGGATTATTTATGCATCCAACCAAGCGGACTTTGCAACAAGAGCAAGAGAAGAAGCGTTGAAAATGCAGCAAGAAATGCAAGAGATACTAAAGAATAGATTATGA
- a CDS encoding EamA family transporter, which yields MSEKRTAISAALTSIMCVQGGASLAKRLFPVLGPAGASSLRIGLSAILLLLINRPNFKALTKQQWLCCLGYGVSIGGMNLLFYFAIERVPLGLGVTVEFVGPLLLALFLSRKVLDVLWALLACAGILLIVPWKSNNVDLIGLGMAFTAGMFWVGYIVMGSKVSKLIDGRTAVTIGTLFAAMIIVPVGIASGGLVHLTLNLFLLGLAVAILSSALPFTLDLVAMKRMPAKSFSILTSLHPAFAALSGLLFLGEALSLIQWLSVACVVFASIGTTITSNKVS from the coding sequence ATGAGTGAAAAAAGAACTGCTATTTCAGCCGCTTTGACTTCTATAATGTGTGTGCAAGGTGGTGCGTCTTTAGCAAAAAGGCTGTTTCCTGTTTTAGGACCAGCAGGTGCAAGCTCCTTGCGCATTGGTTTATCCGCTATCTTGTTATTACTTATCAATAGACCTAATTTTAAAGCATTAACCAAACAACAATGGTTGTGCTGCTTAGGGTATGGGGTAAGCATTGGAGGAATGAACTTACTGTTTTATTTTGCAATTGAACGAGTACCCTTAGGTTTGGGGGTGACCGTAGAATTTGTAGGTCCATTGCTTTTAGCCTTATTTTTATCGAGAAAAGTACTGGATGTGCTTTGGGCTTTACTCGCTTGTGCAGGAATCTTGTTGATTGTGCCTTGGAAGAGTAATAATGTGGATCTAATCGGACTAGGCATGGCTTTTACAGCGGGGATGTTTTGGGTCGGTTATATTGTTATGGGAAGCAAGGTGTCTAAATTGATTGATGGACGAACTGCGGTTACTATTGGAACACTATTTGCCGCAATGATTATCGTTCCTGTAGGGATTGCCTCTGGAGGATTGGTTCATCTTACGCTCAATCTTTTTTTATTGGGATTGGCCGTAGCTATTTTATCTAGCGCACTTCCTTTTACGTTGGATTTGGTAGCCATGAAGCGCATGCCTGCAAAGAGCTTTAGTATTTTAACTAGTTTACATCCTGCATTTGCCGCTTTAAGCGGATTATTGTTCTTAGGAGAAGCATTGAGTTTGATTCAGTGGTTGTCCGTGGCTTGTGTTGTTTTTGCAAGTATAGGAACGACAATAACTTCAAATAAAGTTAGTTAG
- a CDS encoding YceI family protein — MKKSILALALVSMVAISCGDKKSTDTTAPEAVEQTTEAPKQKELTYAIEWTAFKTPAKVGVKGTFDEVKLSEVNQEAATLAEGLKGAQFSIVTSSASTGDPARDETLRLNFFSKLVGNINGFFGEFKDGKVLVNLTMNGITKEKEFTYEATEAGVKLNGSIDILTDFTAQDAFNALHEACNALHEGKTWSDVEIAVEIKK; from the coding sequence ATGAAAAAATCAATCTTAGCACTAGCTTTAGTAAGCATGGTAGCTATTTCATGTGGAGATAAAAAATCAACAGATACAACTGCTCCGGAAGCAGTAGAGCAAACAACAGAAGCGCCTAAACAAAAGGAGTTGACTTACGCTATTGAGTGGACAGCTTTTAAAACACCTGCAAAAGTAGGAGTAAAAGGAACTTTTGACGAAGTGAAATTATCAGAAGTAAACCAAGAAGCGGCAACTTTAGCAGAAGGTTTAAAAGGAGCACAATTCTCAATTGTTACTAGCTCTGCAAGTACAGGAGATCCAGCAAGAGATGAAACATTGCGTTTAAACTTCTTTAGTAAATTAGTAGGTAATATCAATGGATTCTTTGGTGAGTTTAAAGACGGTAAAGTGTTGGTAAACTTAACAATGAATGGAATTACGAAAGAAAAAGAATTCACATACGAAGCAACAGAAGCTGGAGTAAAATTGAATGGATCAATTGACATCCTTACAGATTTTACAGCTCAAGATGCGTTCAACGCTTTACATGAAGCTTGTAATGCCCTACACGAAGGGAAAACATGGTCTGATGTAGAGATTGCTGTAGAGATTAAAAAATAA